The region TTTACACGGAGCAAATTTAATGAAAGCGCTTTTTAAGGCAGAACCTAATGCACAAGTACGTTTTTGGGGCGGCGATTTAATGCAGCAAGTAGGTGGTACCTTAGTAAAACATTATCAAGATTTAGCTTTTATGGGTTTTGCCGAAGTACTTGCAAACTTAAAAACCATATTAAAAAACATTGCGTTTTGTAAAAAGGATATCGCCAAATTTAATCCAGATGTAATTATTTTTATTGATTATCCTGGATTTAATATGCGCATTGCTAAATGGGCAAAAAAGCAAGGTTTTGATACACATTATTACATATCGCCACAAATTTGGGCATGGAAAGAAAGTCGCATTAAAGCAATAAAGCGCGATATTAACCATATGTACACCATTTTGCCTTTTGAAAAGCCATTTTACGAAGAAAAACACAATTATAAAGTAGCATATGTTGGGCATCCGCTTTTAGATGCTATTGAACAATTTAAACAAAAAACACACGAAGATTTTAGAATAAAACATAAACTTGATAACCGACCAATTATAGCACTTTTACCAGGTAGTAGAAAACAAGAAATAAGTAAATTACTTACCGAAATGTTGCAAATTGTAAGTAGATATCCTGATTATCAATTTATTATAGCTGGAGCGCCAAGTTTAAGTGAATTGTTTTATAAGCCGTTCATACATACAAAAAATGTTCAATTAATTTTAAACGATACCTATAACTTGTTAAATAATGCATATGCAGCAATTGTTACATCGGGTACCGCTACTTTAGAAACAGCTTTGTTT is a window of Myroides sp. JBRI-B21084 DNA encoding:
- the lpxB gene encoding lipid-A-disaccharide synthase; translation: MKYYIIAGEASGDLHGANLMKALFKAEPNAQVRFWGGDLMQQVGGTLVKHYQDLAFMGFAEVLANLKTILKNIAFCKKDIAKFNPDVIIFIDYPGFNMRIAKWAKKQGFDTHYYISPQIWAWKESRIKAIKRDINHMYTILPFEKPFYEEKHNYKVAYVGHPLLDAIEQFKQKTHEDFRIKHKLDNRPIIALLPGSRKQEISKLLTEMLQIVSRYPDYQFIIAGAPSLSELFYKPFIHTKNVQLILNDTYNLLNNAYAAIVTSGTATLETALFNVPQVVVYKGNELSYQIAKRIIKLKYISLVNLIMDEEIVTELIQNECNTNRIQTEFEKVINNPGRSKMLEKYHELRDVLGGGGASEQVINNIKKNLREN